The following proteins come from a genomic window of Sorghum bicolor cultivar BTx623 chromosome 3, Sorghum_bicolor_NCBIv3, whole genome shotgun sequence:
- the LOC8074138 gene encoding uncharacterized protein LOC8074138, whose product MEEDLLLLEASVAVPPLAESINKYCWPNGSDFATTEELMMMSDLVDEAALSSSPVQQQEEEEPRRQRESMLNKLISTVYSGPTISDIESALSFTGADQAAAVDAHIYNSAGPVVFSPEKVLSKMENKYTLKIKTCGNGLAEDGYKWRKYGQKSIKNSPNPRSYYRCTNPRCNAKKQVERSTEEADTLVVTYEGLHLHYTYSHFLQPQPQPQPQQPKKPKLGGPPPQPQPIIMLEDLDGPAQQDITTCPLDATAMAPAPPPAALCYLDDMFQKPAFFEEELQQQHITNGGLLEDMVPLLVRRPCSSTGATTTTTGSSTTSSSPQLAPSPDLSTSSSVSWNPTSPYIDMAILSNIF is encoded by the exons ATGGAGGAGGACCTGCTTCTTCTGGAAGCATCAGTCGCTGTGCCGCCGCTTGCTGAGAGCATCAATAAGTACTGCTGGCCCAACGGCAGCGATTTCGCGACGACGGAGGAGCTGATGATGATGAGTGACCTCGTCGACGAGGCGGCCTTGTCGTCGTCGCCGgtgcagcagcaggaggaggaggagcctcgTCGCCAGCGGGAGTCGATGCTCAACAAGCTCATCTCCACAGTCTACTCCGGACCCACCATCAGCGACATAGAGAGCGCGCTCTCTTTCACCGGCGCCGACCAGGCCGCCGCCGTGGATGCTCACATCTACAACTCTGCCGGCCCAGT CGTTTTCTCCCCGGAGAAGGTGCTGAGCAAGATGGAGAACAAGTACACGCTCAAGATCAAGACCTGTGGGAACGGCCTTGCAGAGGATGGATACAAATGGAGGAAATACGGCCAGAAATCCATCAAGAACAGCCCCAACCCAAG GAGCTACTACCGGTGCACGAACCCTCGGTGCAACGCCAAGAAGCAGGTGGAGCGGTCGACGGAGGAGGCGGACACGCTGGTCGTCACCTACGAGGGCCTCCACCTGCACTACACCTACTCGCACTTCCTCCAGCCCCAGCCCCAGCCCCAGCCCCAGCAGCCCAAAAAGCCCAAGCTTGGAGGCCCACCACCACAACCACAGCCCATCATCATGCTGGAGGACCTCGACGGCCCGGCCCAACAAGATATCACCACCTGCCCACTGGACGCTACCGCCATGGCTCCAGCACCACCACCAGCTGCTTTGTGCTATCTTGACGATATGTTCCAAAAGCCTGCCTTTTTCGAGGAggagctgcagcagcagcacatcACCAATGGCGGGTTGCTGGAAGACATGGTGCCGCTGCTGGTCCGGCGACCCTGCAGCAGCACAggggccaccaccaccaccactggcAGCAGCACCACCTCGTCGTCGCCGCAGCTGGCACCGTCACCGGACCTTTCCACATCATCTTCTGTCTCATGGAACCCCACCTCTCCTTACATCGACATGGCCATTCTCTCCAACATTTTCTAG